In the Takifugu flavidus isolate HTHZ2018 chromosome 11, ASM371156v2, whole genome shotgun sequence genome, one interval contains:
- the LOC130534213 gene encoding ankyrin-3-like has translation MVDARGGSMRGSRHTGMRIIIPPRKCTAPTRITCRLAKRHKLAYPPPMVEGEGLVSRLIEVGPAGAQFLGPVIVEIPHFGSMRGKERELIVLRSDNGDTWREHQFDIRVEDLTELLAGMDEELDSPVELEKKRICRIVTTDFPQYFAVVSRIKQDSNHMGPDGGMLSSSTVPMVQASFPQGALTKKIRVGLQAQPVPDELVRAILGNRATFSPIVTVEPRRRKFHKPITMTIPVPPRSAEGHPSGQRGDCAPCLRLLCSITGGTSPAQWEDITGTTPLSFVTECVSFTTNVSARFWLADCHQIPETVSLASQLYRELICVPYLAKFVVFAKMNDVVEARLRCFCMTDDKVDKTLEQQENFEEVARSKDIEVLEGKPIHVDCYGNLSPLTKSGQQLVFNFYSFKENRLPFNVKIRDMGQEPCGRISFLREPKTTKGVPPTAVCNLNITLPTHKKDMESDPDDETEKPERRHTFASLALRKRYSYLTDPAAKTTDRSSPRTQPSSYPHKPVFSTRSYQAWTPVPVSIPGQAKSGFGSLSSSSSNTPSASPLKSVWSINSASPIKTNVPGSPASSVKSISDMASPIRSYRTISSPIKTVVQQVQYPVQIAPSPLASPGKNVPDLLSTKGLTTLSARTSPITTSGGSSPLLDRGMTPPASPKSSLTMFSSPLPYKTAMTGSSGTSSTIKTVPGLSSVRSFALDAINPARTFFSSLSSPLKTNTSPSAAALINGTVSPSQYRSSSPTSLLTSSLQERIQATTNAATTNVSAAFDEVEKTFNSCSAGYGTLKSMSSSASSSYQSIRSSASNSLYASFRSPPSATTAVTSSTVTVPVYSVINVMPEPQFKKLPEVSKSAAALLSPRKTVAPEVNAQLQSSFARTLSPIKAPLFSAGLKSSTTSPLSSSQEILKDVADMKEDLIRMSAILQTDPNSTANKGFQSDSPKEAKIEDEEPYRIVEKVKHDLVKVSEILTKEAVKDGKSSMARDSLDDIHFSKMQVEQPPSNWSYPPRYETVVHQAKSKTIPDQDFNLSKVVDYLVNDVGSSSFSKIHEAKHQVDEVKKDVEGKEKQKRVLKPTIAVQENKLKMPPSNMRSSVSDKEPSKGTDVLFGADTVLESPDDISHEQDKSPLSDSGFETRSERTPSAPQSAEGMGPKALFQDIPVPPVITETRTEVVHVIRSYEPTEDNKKAAMDSPQSVRYTNSDSRGCQNQATPTPEQSKCFSVKVSPDEDSKGTGMRVKEETHITTTTRMVYHNPPGKDMTSERCDETMSVHDIMKAFQSGKDPSRELVGLFEHKSANEETSQRVFEDIHSRPKVERIIEVHIEKGNKTEPTEVIIRETKNHGEKEMYYYPSNRLEEEDIEEPLPGYLDSPRVNTPMSQEDDSRPNSAQLVSDDSYKKLKMLSQQSVEYNEDESSELRGESYNFAEKMLLSEKIDQSHSDTEDYLSDRSRFRSPDRSSHSEGRSVGPRTEYVFRSSRNVFDKSGRMANVDNNFDKLTQLQYPPEPGNPKQSVWMHVSDDGQNVREQLAYEDRVDRTVKEAEEKLSEVSQFFRDKTEQLNDELSSPEKKSRRSDFRESRSRPSSTHSSPERSSYRNGGSGEEWSRERLRDRFTSSERKCASLPSSPERRVILQYTDAISKNHGDSKSQEYTRDNPKPVQMSTSKVSAVRLKFEQEAQRHEPKNSQGGQNLNPPVRKLQETKLPAYQVFAGSDIPKAPDTLIGHRKCSENQSVNLPCKFQGSGKGQEEKGLFKNSESQHYGTYKPQSAKLSHSEIHNSMKNSKSSNSPRQETTKKIIYTEYVVRESSTRSDSLKKNSESQIPVRKPSEFSENQKSAPFKLDACVDPVQSTGSHIPMLTRTRLHSVSDSNNSIHDTPKSIDNSRTNIVCNGVDGDQVEYLEQGNPVAITEGFKVIKPLPVYVSIQVGKQYEKETGSGQLGTYKKIVSHESRTVHESRGTFYTMKQKQSSSPQGSPEDDTLEQVTFMDCSGKSPVTPETPSSEEPSLTSRTPDSVIGPMPGMPCTIPEESEEEERKSSMYKDALKEKIKSALSENIIKTVDAERQMAKEKGLAYIEFPPPPPLESEQSHLEKRCSCTSSEAETEMMEVNLQEEHDRHLLAEPIIRVQPPSPLPPGADNSDSSDDESVFHPIPVKKYTFKMKEEGEKHMKHKKTEKNGNKDHGIEGVVKGDDADSDQNGNDQSITDCSIATTAEFSHDTDATEIDSLDGYDLQDEDDGLSEDHKTSSLSNDGKTSDRTFSQSKLEVIEEEKCEEMGNNGKTKTTTSTVKSSGDERDYTLEGRHPDRQGIGENCFGYQLEKELNSTFKTVATKGLDFDPWSSKGGENEGVFESKTKEEDPKTFGLSVEDKSQATTPDTTPARTPTDESTPTSEPNPFPFHEGKMFEMTRSGAIDMSKRDFVEERLQFFQIGEHSSDPKTGEKGKGGKSLGINSQSKPEESFTVDGMLKLIDTTIDNSTTPTTTAATCSPAESGTDTHTVTEAPTCEAVVETASSCTITASKVDPKLRTPIKMGIAASITVKKETGELSCCKADMSEGHLVPEYISIESHCSESQSSKYTDLKLGGRDYPAENCNNNNNLESSSVQANYIQCGSVVFNLQSSSEPTLQKASRIETLCCDVTEEKSEVKHRPLLSESKSETVKESEVKQPKSRLPVKASGWSFHTQGTAVGKQKPKQAVTVEIRKRREPAIAKVEPRSRIPIKDIKKSGSGATGSSLVSNQVSALPTSVLDIKLPLRQAVKERNQVCNVTFGGVAKQHTQENPSEVCKRTIEYFKGISGETQKLVDRLSDEEKKVQTEQSEEDSTSRSTSLSDASQPSQPSRSSRSGRGSRAEAGAASVRTKVATTDRASGSERSRRSRRTGGKEGSQGLTGSRTPPIAEIKPSPQSPCERTDLRMAIVADHLGLSWTELAREMNFTVDEINQIRLENPNSLTAQSFMLLRKWVSREGKNATTDALTTVLAKVNRMDIVTLLEGPIFDYGNVSGTRCFADDSSVFRDQADDYQNILAELRSPVALHSDTQFLEPELPVTPNLFPVHHRDCLYVKTDIPLLPGSQTLPWSPQTEPNSRGQVNPPRPCELVLSVPAFELPDPLPPEVRKPHIALNDQLLLSEEEDRLYQGMEMSCKTKSHPHLAVCELDTDMAFSTSSPSLTSIASITPSSPDRPGMAGGRQTCVLIGKQVAVGSKENKKDVKMEMEKVARMVTTELEGNVKKWLKLDFFKNVERKCEMITKDRSEWADAEANALLEQGEKEKLVVEMKGGGSHVEVREVHSRPGVRLIPAASDFRNNKIEPMIVTEFIERTLKGERFEGGSEVNVCQGGKMGTVDLQLEDKERLSETQSDACLISEGDVVAEGWIVARLFPQAWGDHHSQLGSTEEEEEGDEELTGGLLLEVVEKGQCTEGEKELKGMIEVRFEESFNQVEQTEKEVLSLVGWHSDSSSVNVEPPTPGRSVSSDLLDRRESQENSSDSITSSSRGESRKSRRNGNGSKHSPQDSSSDLSIDRKEKDALISEKKVQQQVSVDSGSEEEQTVTTRIFRRRLILKGEEAKNIPGESMTEEHYMDHDGNLISRKVIRKVIRRVSTPTPDNHGRDTRYWFCPSLPGDGSEQGEGSRSSRRKEERRLGDKKGHS, from the exons ATGGTGGATGCCCGTGGCGGTTCCATGAGAGGAAGCCGTCACACCGGCATGCGTATCATCATACCTCCCAGGAAGTGCACTGCACCCACTCGCATCACCTGTCGCTTGGCCAAAAGACATAAATTAGCTTACCCCCCACCCATGGTGGAGGGAGAAGGCCTGGTCAGTCGCCTGATAGAGGTCGGACCTGCTGGGGCTCAGTTCCTTGG TCCCGTTATTGTGGAGATCCCTCATTTTGGTTCAATGCGTGGAAAAGAAAGGGAGCTGATAGTGTTGAGGAGTGACAATGGTGACACATGGAGAGAGCACCAGTTTGACATCAGAGTGGAAGACCTCACCGAGCTGCTCGCTGGAATGGATGAAG AGCTGGACAGTCCTGTTGAGTTGGAGAAGAAGCGCATTTGCCGCATTGTCACGACAGATTTTCCTCAGTATTTCGCTGTGGTGTCACGGATAAAGCAGGATTCCAACCACATGGGCCCTGATGGAGGCATGCTGTCCAGCAGCACCGTGCCCATGGTCCAGGCTTCATTCCCACAGGGGGCACTCACCAAGAAAATCCGTGTTGGCTTGCAG gctCAGCCTGTGCCAGATGAGCTGGTAAGAGCCATCCTTGGGAACAGAGCCACCTTTAGCCCCATCGTCACGGTGGAGCCCAGGAGGAGGAAGTTCCACAAACCCATCACTATGACAATTCCAGTGCCTCCTCGATCGGCCGAAGGTCATCCTAGCGGCCAACGGGGCGACTGTGCACCGTGTCTGCGTCTGCTCTGCAGCATCACAG GAGGGACATCTCCTGCTCAGTGGGAGGACATCACGGGCACCACGCCGCTGTCGTTTGTAACTGAATGTGTCTCCTTCACCACAAACGTGTCGGCCAG GTTTTGGCTTGCAGACTGTCACCAGATTCCTGAGACGGTGAGTCTGGCGTCTCAGTTATACCGGGAGCTGATCTGCGTGCCATATCTGGCCAAGTTTGTGGTGTTTGCCAAGATGAACGACGTCGTTGAGGCTCGGCTTCGCTGTTTCTGCATGACGGACGACAAGGTGGATAAAACTCTTGAACAACAAGAGAACTTTGAGGAGGTGGCTCGGAGCAAAGATATTGAG GTCCTTGAGGGTAAACCTATTCACGTGGATTGTTACGGCAACCTGTCGCCTCTCACCAAAAGCGGGCAGCAGCTGGTTTTTAACTTCTACTCCTTCAAAGAAAATAGGCTTCCTTTTAATGTGAAG ATTAGAGATATGGGTCAGGAGCCCTGCGGCCGCATCTCCTTCCTTAGAGAACCAAAAACCACCAAGGGCGTTCCGCCAACTGCCGTCTGCAATTTGAATATCACACTGCCAACCCACAAGAAG GATATGGAGTCTGATCCTGATGATGAG aCTGAAAAGCCAGAGCGACGTCATACCTTTGCCTCCTTAGCTTTGCGTAAGCGCTACAGCTATTTGACTGACCCAGCAGCGA AAACAACTGATCGAAGCTCACCAAGAACACAGCCTTCTAGCTACCCTCACAAACCTGTCTTTTCAACGAGATCTTATCAGGCGTGGACGCCTGTTCCTGTCTCCATCCCTGGCCAAGCCAAGTCTGGATTTGGCTCCCTTTCAAGTTCATCATCCAACACACCGTCTGCCTCTCCATTAAAGTCTGTATGGTCCATCAACTCTGCCTCCCCCATTAAGACCAATGTACCAGGATCTCCAGCCTCTTCTGTTAAATCAATTAGTGACATGGCCTCTCCCATCCGATCTTATAGAACTATCTCCTCACCTATAAAAACTGTAGTTCAGCAGGTCCAGTACCCTGTCCAGATTGCTCCCAGTCCTCTGGCCTCACCAGGTAAAAACGTGCCTGATTTATTATCTACCAAAGGACTGACCACGTTGTCTGCCAGGACTTCACCTATAACTACATCTGGAGGATCAAGTCCTCTCCTTGATCGAGGCATGACCCCACCTGCCTCTCCTAAATCTTCGCTGACAATGTTCAGTTCACCTCTGCCATACAAGACTGCCATGACAGGCTCAAGTGGCACATCGTCCACAATCAAAACTGTCCCTGGTCTCTCCTCCGTACGTTCATTTGCCTTAGATGCCATCAACCCTGcaagaacctttttttcctcGCTGTCTTCACCATTGAAAACCAACACATCCCCGAGTGCTGCAGCTTTGATAAATGGAACTGTGTCACCTTCACAGTACCGTTCTTCATCCCCTACATCTCTCCTCACAAGCAGCCTACAGGAGAGAATACAAGCGACCACCAATGCGGCAACTACAAATGTCAGTGCCGCCTTTGATGAGgttgaaaaaacatttaattctTGTTCTGCTGGCTATGGTACCTTGAAGTCCATGTCCTCCTCAGCATCATCGTCTTATCAGTCAATTAGGTCATCAGCTTCTAATTCCCTTTATGCTTCTTTTAGATCCCCTCCCAGTGCCACCACTGCTGTTACATCCAGCACAGTGACTGTTCCTGTGTACTCTGTCATTAATGTGATGCCAGAGCCACAGTTCAAAAAGTTACCTGAGGTGTCTAAATCAGCTGCTGCGCTTCTATCCCCCAGGAAGACTGTGGCCCCAGAGGTCAATGCTCAACTACAGTCATCTTTTGCCAGAACTCTCTCTCCTATCAAAGCCCCGCTCTTTTCAGCTGGTCTGAAATCGAGTACCACATCACCCTTGTCCTCTAGCCAAGAGATTCTGAAAGATGTTGCTGATATGAAAGAGGACCTCATACGGATGTCAGCCATTTTACAGACAGACCCAAATTCCACAGCTAATAAAGGATTTCAGTCTGATTCTCCCAAAGAGGCTAAGATAGAAGATGAGGAGCCATACAGGATTGTTGAAAAAGTAAAACACGATTTGGTAAAAGTGAGTGAAATCCTGACGAAAGAAGCTGTGAAGGATGGAAAGTCTTCCATGGCAAGAGATTCTTTGGATGACATTCACTTCTCTAAGATGCAGGTTGAACAACCTCCAAGTAACTGGAGCTACCCACCAAGATATGAGACCGTTGTTCATCAAGCTAAATCAAAAACAATACCAGACCAGGACTTTAACCTGTCCAAAGTGGTTGACTACTTGGTCAACGATGTTGGTAGCAGCTCTTTCTCCAAAATACATGAAGCAAAGCATCAAGTAGATGAAGTCAAGAAAGATGTAGAAGGCAAGGAGAAGCAGAAACGTGTTTTAAAACCCACCATTGCAGTTCAGGAGAATAAGCTTAAAATGCCTCCATCTAACATGAGGTCATCGGTTTCAGACAAAGAACCTAGTAAAGGGACAGATGTACTTTTTGGAGCAGACACTGTGTTAGAATCTCCAGACGATATCTCACATGAACAGGATAAAAGCCCCCTTTCAGATAGTGGCTTTGAGACCAGGAGTGAAAGAACACCCTCTGCTCCACAAAGCGCTGAAGGTATGGGCCCCAAGGCCCTTTTTCAGGATATCCCTGTGCCCCCAGTAATTACTGAAACAAGGACTGAGGTTGTACATGTCATCAGGAGCTATGAGCCTACAGAAGACAACAAAAAAGCAGCCATGGATAGTCCACAATCCGTGAGATATACCAATTCTGATTCTAGAGGGTGTCAGAATCAAGCTACACCAACTCCTGAACAGAGTAAATGCTTCTCGGTAAAAGTCAGCCCTGATGAAGACTCGAAGGGAACTGGAATGAGGGTAAAAGAAGAGACTCAcataaccaccaccaccagaatGGTCTATCATAACCCGCCTGGCAAAGACATGACTTCAGAAAGGTGTGATGAAACTATGTCTGTTCATGACATAATGAAGGCATTTCAGTCAGGCAAGGACCCCTCCAGAGAACTGGTTGGTCTCTTTGAACACAAATCTGCCAATGAGGAAACGTCACAAAGAGTCTTTGAAGATATTCATTCCAGACCTAAGGTTGAAAGAATAATTGAAGTTCACATTGAAAAAGGCAATAAAACTGAACCAACGGAGGTCATCATCAGAGAGACAAAAAATcatggagaaaaagaaatgtattaTTACCCGAGTAATCGgctggaagaggaagacatTGAAGAACCACTCCCAGGGTATCTTGACTCTCCGAGAGTGAACACACCAATGTCACAAGAGGACGACAGTCGACCAAATTCAGCACAACTTGTATCGGATGACTCTTACAAAAAACTAAAGATGCTTAGTCAGCAATCTGTTGAGTACAATGAGGATGAATCATCAGAACTAAGGGGAGAATCTTATAATTTTGCAGAAAAAATGCTACTGTCAGAAAAAATTGACCAGTCACATTCTGACACAGAAGACTATCTGAGTGACAGGTCTCGCTTTCGGTCACCTGACAGAAGCAGTCACAGTGAGGGCAGATCTGTCGGACCAAGGACTGAGTATGTTTTTAGGTCGTCGAGGAACGTATTTGATAAATCTGGCAGAATGGCCAATGTTGATAACAACTTTGACAAACTTACACAGTTACAGTATCCTCCTGAGCCAGGTAATCCAAAACAGTCAGTGTGGATGCATGTGTCAGATGACGGGCAAAATGTCAGAGAGCAGCTTGCATATGAGGACAGAGTTGACAGGACTGTtaaagaagcagaggaaaaactGAGTGAAGTATCTCAGTTTTTTCGTGAtaaaacagagcagctgaacGATGAGCTCTCTTCCCCAGAAAAAAAGTCTCGCAGATCAGACTTCAGAGAGTCCAGATCAAGGCCCAGTTCCACACACAGCAGTCCAGAGAGGTCATCATATAGGAATGGGGGCAGTggagaagaatggagcaggGAAAGACTCAGAGATAGATTTACCTCCAGTGAGAGAAAATGTGCCAGTTTACCCAGCAGTCCAGAAAGAAGAGTAATACTGCAGTACACTGATGCAATTTCAAAAAATCATGGAGATAGTAAATCTCAAGAATACACCAGAGACAACCCTAAACCAGTACAAATGTCAACTTCCAAAGTCAGTGCTGTAAGATTAAAGTTTGAGCAAGAAGCTCAAAGACATGAGCCCAAGAATAGCCAGGGTGGCCAAAATTTAAATCCCCCAGTTAGGAAACTCCAGGAAACCAAGCTGCCTGCTTATCAGGTATTTGCTGGTTCAGACATTCCAAAAGCCCCTGACACTCTGATAGGTCACAGGAAATGTTCAGAAAATCAGTCAGTTAATCTCCCCTGCAAATTTCAAGGGAGTGGAAAAGGTCaagaagaaaaaggtttatTCAAAAACTCTGAAAGCCAACATTATGGCACCTATAAGCCTCAGTCTGCCAAACTGTCTCATTCTGAAATTCACAACTCTATGAAAAATAGCAAAAGTAGTAACTCCCCAAGACAAGAAACCACCAAGAAAATCATATATACAGAATATGTTGTCAGAGAAAGTTCAACTCGGAGTGACAGTCTAAAAAAAAACTCGGAATCACAAATTCCTGTAAGAAAGCCATCTGAATTTTCAGAAAATCAAAAGTCTGCCCCTTTTAAATTAGATGCCTGTGTTGATCCTGTTCAGAGTACAGGGTCTCATATACCTATGTTAACAAGAACCCGATTACACAGTGTTTCTGACTCCAACAATTCCATCCACGATACACCCAAATCAATAGATAACAGTCGTACAAATATAGTGTGCAATGGGGTTGATGGTGACCAAGTAGAGTATCTGGAACAAGGAAATCCCGTAGCCATCACAGAGGGATTCAAAGTTATTAAACCCTTGCCTGTATATGTTAGCATCCAAGTAGGAAAGCAGTATGAAAAAGAGACTGGATCAGGCCAGCTGGGAACCTATAAGAAGATTGTAAGCCATGAGAGTAGAACGGTACATGAGTCAAGGGGTACATTTTATACTATGAAGCAAAAACAGTCTTCATCTCCTCAGGGAAGTCCAGAAGATGACACTCTAGAGCAAGTGACTTTCATGGATTGCTCCGGTAAAAGTCCTGTTACCCCCGAGACCCCCAGTTCAGAAGAACCAAGCTTGACCTCAAGAACTCCAGACTCTGTTATAGGCCCCATGCCTGGCATGCCGTGCACCATCCCAGAggagtctgaggaggaagaaCGAAAAAGCAGTATGTATAAGGATGCCttgaaggaaaaaataaagtcaGCTCTCTCTGAGAATATAATAAAAACTGTGGatgcagagagacagatggCAAAGGAGAAAGGACTGGCTTATATAGAGtttccaccaccacctccactagAGTCAGAACAATCACATCTTGAGAAAAGGTGTTCATGTACTTCTTCTGAGGCAGAGACTGAGATGATGGAAGTGAATCTTCAAGAGGAACATGATAGGCACCTCTTAGCTGAGCCCATCATCAGAGTCCAacctccatcccctcttcctcctggagCTGATAATAGTGATTCTTCTGATGATGAGTCTGTCTTTCACCCTATTCCTGTCAAAAAGtatacttttaaaatgaaagaggagggggaaaagcacatgaaacacaaaaaaacagagaaaaatggGAATAAGGACCATGGGATAGAAGGTGTTGTCAAAGGAGATGATGCTGACTCTGATCAAAATGGCAATGACCAGTCTATCACTGACTGCTCTATTGCAACCACAGCTGAGTTCTCCCATGACACAGATGCAACTGAAATAGACTCTCTAGATGGGTATGACCttcaggatgaggatgatggactGAGTGAGGACCATAAAACATCCAGCCTCTCCAACGATGGAAAAACATCTGACCGCACATTTAGTCAGTCAAAGCTTGAAGTGATTGAGGAGGAGAAATGTGAGGAAATGGGGAATAATGGGAAGACAAAAACCACCACATCTACAGTGAAAAGCAGTGGAGATGAAAGAGATTACACTTTGGAAGGGAGACATCCAGACAGACAGGGCATTGGAGAAAACTGTTTTGGCTACCAGCTTGAAAAGGAGTTGAATTCAACGTTTAAAACTGTTGCCACCAAAGGCCTCGACTTTGACCCCTGGTCTTCTAAAGGTGGAGAGAATGAGGGAGTTTTTGAGTctaaaacaaaagaggaagaccCTAAGACCTTTGGTTTATCAGTGGAGGACAAATCACAGGCTACAACACCTGACACAACTCCTGCTCGAACACCGACTGATGAGAGTACACCGACTAGCGAGCCTAACCCCTTCCCTTTCCACGAAGGGAAGATGTTTGAGATGACCCGCAGTGGTGCAATTGACATGAGCAAGAGAGACTTTGTTGAAGAGAGGCTTCAGTTTTTTCAGATTGGTGAGCATTCCTCTGACCCTAAAACAGGGGAAAAGGGTAAAGGGGGCAAGAGCCTGGGAATAAATTCTCAGTCAAAACCAGAGGAAAGTTTCACTGTAGACGGGATGCTGAAATTAATAGACACTACAATAGACAACAGCActacaccaacaacaacagcagcaacatgcagCCCGGCAGAGTCTGGCACTGATACTCATACTGTTACTGAGGCCCCCACTTGTGAAGCAGTAGTTGAGACTGCATCCTCATGCACAATCACAGCCTCTAAAGTTGACCCCAAACTACGCACCCCTATTAAGATGGGCATAGCTGCCTCGATAActgtgaaaaaagaaacaggggAGCTGTCCTGCTGTAAAGCTGACATGTCTGAAGGTCACTTAGTGCCTGAATACATCAGTATAGAGAGCCATTGTTCAGAAAGCCAGTCGAGCAAGTACACTGACCTTAAGTTAGGAGGAAGAGATTACCCCGCTGAgaactgcaacaacaacaataacctTGAGTCGTCCAGTGTTCAGGCCAACTACATTCAATGTGGAAGTGTGGTGTTTAATTTACAGTCCTCCTCTGAGCCCACCCTTCAGAAAGCTAGCAGGATAGAAACATTATGCTGTGATGTTACAGAGGAGAAATCAGAAGTAAAGCACAGACCTCTATTATCGGAATCAAAAAGTGAAACTGTCAAAGAAAGTGAAGTCAAGCAGCCAAAGTCGAGGCTGCCCGTAAAGGCATCCGGTTGGTCATTTCACACACAGGGGACAGCAGTAGGCAAACAGAAACCCAAACAAGCAGTTACAGTTGAGATCAGGAAAAGAAGAGAACCTGCCATAGCCAAAGTAGAACCTCGGTCTAGAATACCTATCAAAGATATCAAAAAGAGTGGATCTGGGGCAACAGGCAGCTCACTTGTTTCAAATCAGGTTAGCGCATTGCCAACAAGCGTGCTGGACATAAAATTACCCTTGAGGCAAGCAGTAAAGGAGAGAAATCAGGTTTGCAATGTCACATTTGGGGGAGTGGCTAAACAGCACACACAAGAGAATCCTAGTGAAGTTTGTAAGCGCACCATTGAATACTTTAAAGGCATTAGTGGGGAAACGCAAAAGTTGGTGGACCGCCTATCAGACGAGGAGAAAAAAGTACAGACAGAGCAGTCGGAGGAAGACAGCACCTCCCGGAGCACCTCTCTGTCGGACGCCTCCCAGCCTTCCCAGCCCTCCCGCTCATCCAGGTCTGGTAGAGGTTCGAGGGCTGAGGCCGGGGCCGCGTCCGTAAGGACAAAGGTGGCGACGACGGACAGGGCCTCCGGCAGtgagagaagcagaaggagtAGGAGGACTGGTGGGAAGGAGGGCAGTCAGGGACTCACAGGGTCTCGAACGCCTCCCATCGCGGAGATCAAGCCTA GTCCCCAAAGTCCTTGTGAGCGAACAGATTTACGGATGGCTATTGTTGCAGATCATCTGGGACTGAGTTGGACAG AACTAGCACGGGAGATGAACTTCACAGTAGATGAGATTAACCAGATCAGACTAGAGAATCCCAACTCTCTCACAGCACAGAGCTTCATGCTGCTCAGGAAATGGGTCAGCCGGGAAGGGAAAAACGCCACAA CGGATGCCTTAACCACAGTGTTGGCCAAAGTCAATCGGATGGACATAGTTACTTTACTAGAGGGCCCAATATTTGACTACGGTAACGTTTCAGGCACAAGATGTTTTGCCGATGACAGTTCAGTTTTTCGGGATCAGGCGGATG ATTATCAGAACATTCTAGCGGAGCTGCGGTCCCCTGTAGCACTGCATTCTGACACCCAGTTCCTGGAACCAGAACTCCCAGTCACTCCAAACCTTTTCCCTGTGCACCACCGAGACTGCCTTTATGTGAAGACAGACATCCCTTTGCTGCCTGGCTCCCAGACCCTACCCTGGAGCCCCCAGACTGAGCCCAATAGCAGAGGGCAAGTCAACCCCCCTAGACCCTGTGAGCTTGTCCTATCGGTTCCAGCTTTTGAACTCCctgatcctcttcctcctgaggTCAGAAAGCCCCACATCGCTCTGAATGACCAGCTGCTTttgagtgaggaggaggacagacttTATCAAGGAATGGAGATGAGCTGTAAGACCAAGTCCCACCCCCACCTAGCAGTGTGCGAGTTGGACACTGACATGGCATTCTCCACGTCTTCCCCTTCACTCACATCAATCGCATCCATCACCCCTTCATCACCTGATAGACCAGGAATGGCAGGTGGACGACAAACGTGTGTTCTAATTGGTAAGCAGGTAGCTGTAGGttcaaaggaaaataaaaaggatgtGAAGATGGAAATGGAGAAGGTGGCTAGGATGGTTACTACAGAGTTGGAGGGAAATGTGAAAAAGTGGTTAAAGCTGGACTTCTTCAAAAATGTAGAGAGAAAATGTGAGATGATAACAAAAGATAGGTCTGAGTGGGCAGATGCAGAAGCAAATGCTTTGCTTGaacaaggagagaaagagaagcttGTGGTTGAGATGAAGGGGGGAGGTAGTCATGTGGAGGTAAGAGAGGTCCACAGCAGGCCAGGAGTACGGCTCATTCCTGCTGCGTCTGATTTCAGAAATAACAAAATAGAACCTATGATTGTCACAGAATTCATTGAAAGAACATTGAAGGGTGAAAGATTTGAAGGGGGCAGTGAGGTAAATGTCTGCCAGGGTGGAAAAATGGGTACTGTAGATCTACAGTTGGAGGATAAAGAACGGTTATCTGAGACTCAAAGTGATGCGTGCCTCATATCAGAAGGGGATGTTGTGGCTGAGGGCTGGATTGTAGCTCGGCTCTTCCCCCAGGCCTGGGGCGATCATCACAGTCAATTAGGAtccactgaggaagaggaggagggagatgaagaACTCACAGGAGGATTGCTGTTGGAAGTTGTGGAAAAAGGACAATGcacagagggggaaaaggagCTCAAAGGGATGATAGAAGTCAGGTTTGAAGAGAGTTTTAATCAGGTTgaacagacagaaaaggaagTGTTGTCACTTGTAGGTTGGCACAGTGATTCTTCCAGTGTAAACGTGGAACCGCCAACACCAGGCCGCAGCGTCAGCTCAGATCTGCTGGACAGGCGAGAGAG CCAAGAAAACTCTAGCGATTCCATTACTTCATCTTCTAGAGGAGAATCCAGGAAATCTCGACGCAATGGCAACGGCTCTAAGCATTCACCTCAGGACAGCTCCTCGGACTTATCCATTGATAGGAAGGAAAAGGACGCACTGATATCGGAAAAGAAAGTTCAG CAGCAGGTTAGTGTAGATTCCGGGTCCGAAGAAGAACAGACTGTAACCACCAGAATCTTCAGACGGCGTCTCATTCTGAAG GGAGAAGAAGCAAAGAATATCCCCGGCGAATCTATGACTGAAGAACATTATATGGACCATGATGGTAACCTCATCAGTAGAAAA GTAATCAGGAAGGTGATTCGTCGGGTATCTACTCCCACACCCGATAACCATGGACGTGACACACGGTACTGGTTCTGTCCCAGTCTGCCAGGAGATGGGTCCGAG caAGGAGAAGGATCGAGGAGCAGCAGACGTAAAGAGGAAAGACGATTGGGGGATAAAAAAGGCCACTCATAG